A part of Eubacterium sp. AB3007 genomic DNA contains:
- a CDS encoding MarR family winged helix-turn-helix transcriptional regulator produces the protein MDTDYDYKEAMKLDNQLCFPLYAAARAVTGLYTPWLKELGLTYTQYLVFLVLWERDHIPAGEICSRLHLDTGTISPLLKKMEKAGHIRKERSSEDDRVVLISLTEQGRGLQEKAKHIPSQVGNCITLPPEKAKALYDLLYELLD, from the coding sequence ATGGACACAGATTATGATTACAAGGAAGCGATGAAGCTGGATAATCAGCTTTGTTTCCCGCTCTATGCGGCGGCGAGAGCGGTGACCGGCCTCTACACGCCCTGGCTGAAGGAACTGGGGCTGACCTACACCCAGTATCTGGTGTTTCTGGTTTTGTGGGAGAGGGATCACATCCCCGCCGGCGAGATCTGCAGCCGGCTGCACCTGGACACGGGCACCATCTCTCCACTTCTGAAGAAGATGGAGAAGGCAGGACACATCCGAAAAGAACGCAGCAGTGAAGATGACCGGGTGGTGCTGATCAGCCTCACCGAGCAAGGGCGTGGGCTGCAGGAGAAGGCGAAACACATCCCGTCGCAGGTGGGCAACTGCATCACGCTTCCGCCAGAGAAGGCGAAGGCGCTCTATGATCTGTTATATGAGCTTTTGGATTAA
- a CDS encoding YgjV family protein translates to MSAVFIQGIGFVAVLFFIFSYQLRSNRMLFLCQLLGCSIFCLQFCLMGAYTGAVSLLVNILRNLLLLKIDQWDWVKSKVTMSGILLLLAVMTILTWDGWISLLPLVSVGVTTVGYWTNNAQKLRLSQFFGSPCTLLYDVLIHSWGGVISESITLASIIISVIRFGWSDLEKQTA, encoded by the coding sequence ATGAGTGCAGTTTTCATCCAGGGAATCGGCTTTGTGGCAGTGTTGTTTTTCATCTTCTCCTATCAGCTGCGTTCCAACCGCATGCTGTTCCTGTGCCAGCTTCTTGGCTGCAGCATCTTCTGCCTGCAGTTCTGCCTCATGGGGGCCTACACTGGTGCCGTTTCCCTGCTGGTGAACATTCTCCGGAATCTTCTGCTTCTGAAGATCGATCAGTGGGACTGGGTGAAGAGCAAGGTGACCATGAGTGGGATCCTTCTTCTTCTGGCAGTGATGACGATCCTCACCTGGGATGGATGGATCAGCCTGCTGCCGCTGGTCTCGGTGGGCGTGACCACCGTCGGATACTGGACGAACAACGCGCAAAAGCTTCGTCTTTCTCAGTTTTTCGGTTCCCCCTGCACACTGCTGTACGATGTCCTCATCCACTCCTGGGGTGGCGTGATCAGTGAGAGCATCACTCTGGCCTCCATCATCATTTCCGTGATCCGGTTCGGATGGAGCGACCTGGAGAAGCAGACCGCCTGA
- a CDS encoding glutathione peroxidase produces MAKVYDFKVKDMAGNDVSLAEYEGKVLLIVNTATGCGFTPHYEPLEEMYRDLKDQGLEILDFPCNQFAGQAPGSDEEIHEFCTLKFGAEFPQFAKIDVNGETADPLFAWLATEKPFQGFGKGLKSAALNKFAKANNKAFGDKTYIGWNFTKFLVDREGNVVARFEPTEDMKAVRSAVEKCVKGDGSF; encoded by the coding sequence ATGGCAAAGGTATATGATTTCAAAGTAAAAGATATGGCGGGCAACGACGTTAGTCTCGCAGAGTATGAGGGAAAGGTGCTGCTGATCGTGAATACAGCCACCGGATGCGGTTTCACGCCACACTATGAGCCGTTGGAGGAGATGTACAGAGACCTGAAGGACCAGGGGCTGGAGATCCTGGACTTCCCCTGTAATCAGTTCGCCGGGCAGGCACCGGGTTCCGATGAGGAGATCCACGAGTTCTGCACCCTCAAGTTCGGGGCGGAGTTCCCCCAGTTCGCCAAGATCGATGTGAATGGGGAGACGGCGGATCCGCTGTTCGCGTGGCTTGCTACAGAGAAGCCCTTCCAGGGATTTGGCAAAGGCTTGAAGAGCGCAGCACTGAACAAGTTCGCCAAGGCCAACAACAAAGCCTTCGGGGACAAAACCTACATCGGCTGGAACTTCACCAAGTTCCTCGTCGACCGGGAGGGAAATGTGGTCGCCCGGTTCGAGCCCACCGAGGATATGAAGGCTGTCAGATCGGCAGTGGAGAAATGTGTCAAAGGGGACGGTTCTTTTTGA
- a CDS encoding Na+/H+ antiporter NhaC family protein, which translates to MSQIIILLPLATLLVLAVWTRKMAEAMVAAAALAMVILHKGNVIEGTIASFYRALSDDSLQFCIIFLIAFGSIIRLLQESGGLQGFARFMSRFIRGPRSALFFCWIIAGTLFVDEYLNTLTVGFTMRGITDRCRIPREHLAFQVNAMACALVLIVPFTSWTGFTIKLIEKEGMGFVEYVQAIAVMFYPVIAVVLCLLLALGLFPRLGALKKAYARVETGGPVYVPEEQGKSILEFAELDEEKDSSPLNLLLPLVVIVGGAMWFDKNMLVGLLLGLICQFLLYLPQRLMSVSMFFDFFFQGASSMLTLIMVLFFGFVLGDANEQMGVFDLVVGLASASVPAWVIPALTFLMVAALVFTTGTCWVVMLITIPIFLPLANEAGVSTVLTLGALMSGVGMGYNLCFYADTMFLTAAGTGVNNMGVVRASLPYAAIVGGLSLVCYLAAGVLA; encoded by the coding sequence ATGTCACAGATCATAATCTTACTGCCCCTGGCCACGCTGCTGGTGCTGGCGGTGTGGACACGGAAGATGGCAGAGGCCATGGTGGCAGCGGCAGCGCTGGCCATGGTGATCCTGCACAAGGGAAATGTTATTGAAGGGACCATCGCGTCCTTCTATAGGGCTTTGTCCGACGATTCGCTGCAGTTTTGCATCATCTTTCTGATCGCGTTCGGAAGCATCATCCGGCTCCTGCAGGAATCCGGCGGATTACAGGGGTTTGCCCGGTTCATGAGCCGGTTCATACGCGGGCCGCGGAGCGCGCTGTTCTTCTGCTGGATCATCGCGGGGACTCTGTTCGTGGACGAGTACCTGAACACGTTGACCGTGGGGTTTACCATGCGGGGGATCACGGACCGGTGCCGTATTCCCCGGGAACATCTGGCCTTTCAGGTGAACGCCATGGCCTGTGCGCTGGTGTTGATCGTGCCGTTTACCAGCTGGACCGGATTCACCATCAAACTCATTGAGAAGGAGGGGATGGGGTTCGTTGAGTATGTTCAGGCGATCGCGGTAATGTTTTATCCGGTGATCGCTGTGGTGCTCTGCCTGTTGCTTGCATTGGGGCTGTTCCCCAGGCTGGGTGCACTGAAGAAGGCCTATGCCCGGGTAGAGACAGGCGGTCCGGTATACGTGCCGGAGGAACAGGGCAAGTCCATCCTGGAATTTGCTGAGTTGGACGAGGAGAAGGACTCTTCGCCGCTGAATCTGCTGCTCCCCCTGGTGGTGATCGTCGGAGGCGCCATGTGGTTTGACAAGAACATGCTGGTAGGGTTGCTTCTGGGGCTGATCTGTCAGTTCCTTCTCTATCTGCCCCAACGGTTGATGAGTGTATCCATGTTCTTTGATTTCTTCTTCCAGGGGGCATCGTCCATGCTAACGCTGATCATGGTGCTGTTCTTCGGGTTCGTCCTGGGGGATGCCAACGAGCAGATGGGCGTGTTTGATCTGGTGGTAGGGCTGGCCAGCGCCTCTGTGCCGGCCTGGGTGATTCCCGCGCTTACGTTCCTGATGGTGGCCGCTCTGGTGTTCACCACCGGGACCTGTTGGGTAGTCATGCTGATCACCATTCCGATCTTCCTGCCGTTGGCGAACGAAGCCGGTGTGTCCACCGTGCTCACACTGGGGGCGCTGATGAGCGGTGTTGGGATGGGCTATAACCTTTGCTTCTATGCGGACACGATGTTCCTTACCGCGGCGGGTACCGGAGTGAACAACATGGGCGTGGTGAGGGCCTCACTGCCTTATGCGGCCATCGTCGGGGGACTGTCCCTGGTCTGCTATCTGGCGGCCGGGGTCCTGGCCTGA
- a CDS encoding DMT family transporter — protein MSKGEKYDRIIAYGALLLCATFWGWSFFATTVVVKVASPIEVITVRWMIAAGIFLVLIATGKIRIDLRKPGTRQLMLTAFCQPFIYSLFETAGIANTSTSESSIIISTIPCFTMIVGALFFRRKVTPRMIASIFIAFTGVAICTVFSPAFSLSGKWYGYVLLLCATSISGLYSNLSARLSDEYSPLEITAVMAIMSGFGFQIINLLMGNGFGCYTRLLGEPAPCIAILMLGVFCSCLCYILLNVGLSKLHPALATNVSASVSTSVGVLSGVIAAGDPFGWFVVVGLAVTITGVVLSSTVKG, from the coding sequence TTGTCTAAAGGAGAGAAATACGATCGGATCATCGCATATGGGGCGCTGTTGCTTTGTGCCACCTTCTGGGGATGGTCGTTCTTTGCCACCACGGTGGTGGTGAAGGTCGCCTCGCCCATCGAGGTTATCACGGTTCGCTGGATGATCGCAGCGGGAATCTTTCTGGTGCTCATCGCGACAGGAAAGATCCGCATCGACCTGCGGAAACCGGGCACCCGGCAGCTCATGTTGACAGCCTTCTGCCAGCCTTTCATCTATTCTCTTTTTGAGACGGCGGGGATCGCCAACACCTCTACCTCAGAGTCATCCATCATCATCTCCACCATCCCGTGTTTCACCATGATCGTGGGGGCGCTGTTCTTCCGTCGAAAGGTTACCCCGCGGATGATCGCTTCCATCTTTATCGCGTTTACGGGGGTCGCTATCTGCACCGTGTTTTCTCCTGCGTTCTCGCTGAGCGGGAAGTGGTACGGGTATGTGTTGCTGCTGTGCGCCACCTCCATCAGTGGATTGTACAGCAACCTGAGTGCCCGGCTCAGCGATGAGTACAGCCCTCTGGAAATCACGGCGGTGATGGCGATCATGAGCGGATTCGGTTTCCAGATCATCAATCTTCTCATGGGAAACGGGTTCGGATGCTACACGCGGCTTCTGGGGGAACCGGCTCCCTGCATCGCCATCCTGATGTTGGGGGTGTTCTGCTCCTGCCTCTGTTACATTCTGCTGAACGTGGGGCTTTCCAAACTCCATCCGGCCCTGGCCACCAACGTCAGTGCCAGTGTCTCCACCAGTGTGGGTGTCCTCTCTGGTGTCATTGCGGCAGGGGATCCCTTCGGGTGGTTCGTGGTGGTAGGCCTGGCGGTGACCATCACCGGTGTAGTGCTGTCATCGACGGTAAAAGGGTGA
- the pckA gene encoding phosphoenolpyruvate carboxykinase (ATP), whose product MANLDLTKYGITGATEIIHNPSYEFLFEEEMKPELTGYDKGQLTELDAVNVMTGIYTGRSPKDKYIVMDENSKDTVWWTSEGYKNDNHPMSQEVWASVKKDAIEELSGKRLFVQDAFCGTNPDTRMAIRFIMEVAWQAHFVKNMFIPPTAEELENFEPDFVVFNASKAEAKKWEALGLNSSTVAAFNITDREQVILNTWYGGEMKKGMFSMMNYYLPLKGIASMHCSANTDMEGKNTAIFFGLSGTGKTTLSTDPKRLLIGDDEHGWDDNGVFNFEGGCYAKVINLDKESEPDIYNAIKRDALLENVTVDAEGKIDFADKSVTENTRVSYPIEHIEKIAKNVNGKSSGPDADNVIFLSADAFGVLPPVSILTPEQTQYYFLSGFTAKLAGTERGITEPTPTFSACFGQAFLELHPTKYAEELVKKMQKSGAKAYLVNTGWNGTGKRISIKDTRGIIDAILSGDVLKAPTKKIPFFDFEVPTELPGVDPAILDPRDTYADAAEWEEKAKDLAGRFIKNFDKYTSNDAGKALVAAGPQL is encoded by the coding sequence ATGGCAAATTTGGATCTGACCAAGTACGGTATCACAGGCGCTACAGAGATCATCCACAACCCTTCCTACGAGTTCCTGTTCGAGGAAGAGATGAAGCCGGAACTCACAGGCTACGACAAGGGACAGCTCACAGAGCTTGACGCGGTCAACGTGATGACTGGAATTTATACCGGACGCTCCCCTAAGGACAAGTACATCGTCATGGATGAGAACTCCAAGGACACCGTATGGTGGACATCGGAAGGTTACAAGAACGACAACCACCCCATGTCTCAGGAGGTATGGGCCAGCGTCAAGAAAGATGCGATCGAAGAGCTTTCCGGTAAGAGACTGTTTGTTCAGGATGCGTTCTGCGGCACCAACCCGGATACTCGGATGGCCATTCGTTTCATTATGGAAGTTGCCTGGCAGGCACACTTTGTGAAGAACATGTTCATCCCGCCGACAGCCGAGGAGCTGGAGAATTTTGAGCCTGACTTTGTGGTATTCAACGCATCCAAGGCCGAAGCGAAGAAATGGGAGGCTCTGGGCCTGAACTCCAGCACAGTGGCAGCCTTCAATATCACCGACCGTGAGCAGGTTATCCTGAACACCTGGTATGGCGGCGAGATGAAGAAAGGCATGTTCTCCATGATGAACTACTACCTGCCGCTGAAGGGCATCGCTTCCATGCACTGCTCTGCCAACACAGATATGGAAGGTAAGAACACCGCCATCTTCTTTGGTCTGTCCGGCACCGGCAAGACTACCCTGTCCACCGATCCTAAGAGACTGCTGATCGGCGACGATGAGCACGGCTGGGACGACAACGGCGTCTTCAACTTTGAGGGCGGCTGCTATGCCAAGGTCATCAACCTGGACAAGGAAAGTGAGCCAGATATCTATAACGCCATCAAGAGAGATGCGTTGCTGGAGAACGTTACCGTGGACGCAGAGGGGAAGATCGACTTCGCCGACAAGAGCGTTACGGAGAACACCCGCGTATCCTATCCTATCGAGCATATCGAGAAGATCGCCAAGAACGTGAACGGCAAGTCCTCTGGACCTGACGCAGACAACGTGATCTTCCTGTCCGCTGACGCATTCGGCGTACTGCCACCGGTCTCCATCCTGACACCGGAGCAGACCCAGTATTACTTCCTCAGCGGATTCACCGCCAAGCTGGCAGGAACCGAGCGCGGCATCACTGAGCCGACACCGACCTTCTCCGCTTGCTTCGGACAGGCCTTCCTGGAACTGCATCCGACCAAGTATGCAGAGGAACTGGTGAAGAAAATGCAGAAGAGTGGAGCCAAGGCCTACCTGGTCAACACCGGCTGGAACGGCACCGGCAAGCGTATCTCCATCAAGGACACCCGCGGCATCATCGATGCGATCCTCAGCGGTGATGTGTTGAAGGCACCTACCAAGAAGATCCCGTTCTTCGATTTCGAAGTACCGACCGAGCTGCCGGGCGTAGATCCAGCGATTCTGGATCCTCGCGATACCTACGCAGATGCCGCTGAGTGGGAGGAGAAGGCGAAGGATCTGGCAGGCAGATTCATCAAGAACTTCGACAAGTACACCAGCAATGATGCCGGTAAGGCACTGGTTGCCGCCGGTCCGCAGCTGTAG